Proteins from one bacterium genomic window:
- a CDS encoding PAS domain S-box protein: MHPQPIQSTSFIQVLDDLGEAALLVEGVRILSANDAFCRMSGYASEHLLSLSSCLELAPVDEKPLLELRWKQRLAAPGSISRFETRMRHREGHVIHLSVAVKPLLAEGLRCVVLVRDITEQKRIEEALRRANEQFAIILEGVADGIFAIDASGDLIYANEAALRFYNFPHGKANLAEWRAHLAHHVTYSEIDGRPIPFERLPSLRALAGEVVPEHVMNYDFRETGERRVAMVKATPAFDEHGRVRFGIAIVHDLTERMRLERLKGDFLNAVTHELRTPLTSIKAYAEFLEDELLGPLSPEQHAFLAQLQRGAQQLELLVDDLLDYARIEAGEFAVRRQPCDASAILRQVGEAFDPIASARELSLTVSAPPSPLEVLADPNRLVQILNNLLSNALKFTPPGGSVTLSLSQSDTETTFVVADTGIGILAEHLPHLFEKFFQAESSLTRSYKGTGLGLPITKALVEAHQGTISVASTPGEGATFTVHLPHS; encoded by the coding sequence ATGCATCCGCAACCTATTCAATCCACGTCCTTCATCCAGGTGCTCGACGATCTCGGAGAGGCGGCCCTCCTCGTCGAGGGGGTGCGCATTCTCAGTGCCAACGACGCTTTTTGCCGGATGAGCGGTTACGCTTCCGAGCACCTGCTCTCACTTTCCAGCTGCCTGGAGCTCGCCCCGGTCGACGAGAAGCCCTTGCTCGAACTGCGCTGGAAGCAGCGACTCGCGGCGCCAGGGTCGATCAGCCGCTTCGAAACGCGCATGCGCCATCGCGAGGGGCATGTCATCCATCTGTCGGTGGCGGTCAAGCCGCTGCTGGCGGAAGGGCTGCGCTGCGTGGTGCTCGTCCGCGACATCACCGAGCAGAAGCGCATCGAGGAGGCCCTGCGACGCGCCAACGAGCAGTTCGCGATCATCCTGGAAGGGGTAGCGGACGGCATCTTCGCGATCGATGCTTCGGGGGATCTCATCTACGCCAACGAGGCGGCGCTTCGCTTCTACAACTTTCCGCACGGCAAGGCGAATCTCGCCGAATGGCGAGCGCATCTGGCCCACCACGTCACGTACTCGGAGATCGATGGACGTCCGATCCCCTTCGAGCGCCTTCCCAGCTTGCGGGCCTTGGCGGGCGAGGTGGTGCCCGAGCATGTGATGAACTACGATTTTCGCGAAACAGGAGAGCGCCGTGTCGCCATGGTGAAGGCGACTCCCGCCTTCGACGAGCACGGGCGGGTGCGCTTCGGGATCGCCATCGTGCACGATCTGACCGAGCGCATGCGCCTCGAGCGCCTCAAGGGCGATTTCCTCAACGCGGTGACCCACGAGCTGCGTACGCCGCTTACCTCGATCAAGGCCTACGCCGAGTTCCTCGAAGACGAGTTGCTCGGGCCCCTATCGCCCGAGCAGCATGCCTTTCTCGCGCAGCTTCAGCGCGGTGCCCAGCAGTTGGAGCTGCTGGTCGACGACTTGTTGGACTACGCGCGGATCGAGGCAGGCGAGTTCGCAGTGCGTCGCCAGCCGTGCGATGCGAGCGCCATCCTGCGCCAGGTGGGCGAAGCCTTCGACCCCATCGCCAGCGCCCGGGAGCTCTCGTTGACGGTGAGCGCACCGCCCTCGCCCCTGGAGGTCTTGGCGGATCCCAACCGGCTGGTCCAGATCCTGAACAATCTCTTGAGCAACGCCCTGAAGTTCACGCCGCCGGGCGGCTCGGTCACGTTGTCCCTGAGCCAGAGCGATACCGAGACGACCTTCGTCGTGGCGGATACAGGGATCGGGATCCTCGCAGAGCACTTGCCCCACCTCTTCGAGAAGTTCTTCCAGGCGGAGAGCTCCCTGACGCGAAGCTACAAGGGGACCGGGCTCGGCCTGCCCATCACCAAGGCGCTGGTCGAGGCTCACCAGGGCACCATCTCGGTGGCCAGCACACCGGGCGAGGGCGCGACTTTCACCGTACACCTGCCGCACTCCTGA
- the tatA gene encoding twin-arginine translocase TatA/TatE family subunit translates to MLSPTTVAIVAIGALVIFGPKKLPELARSLGKSLSEFKAGAEEAQDAFKREMNRSPEAPKAQDADASSQKPREDA, encoded by the coding sequence ATGCTCAGTCCTACCACCGTTGCCATCGTCGCCATCGGGGCGCTCGTCATCTTCGGCCCCAAGAAGCTCCCCGAGCTGGCCCGCTCGCTCGGCAAGAGCCTCTCCGAGTTCAAGGCCGGCGCCGAGGAGGCGCAAGACGCCTTCAAGCGCGAGATGAACCGATCACCCGAAGCTCCCAAGGCCCAGGACGCCGACGCGTCGAGCCAGAAGCCCCGCGAGGACGCGTAG
- the uvrB gene encoding excinuclease ABC subunit UvrB encodes MAHPFEIKSAYQPAGDQPKAIAQLKEGLDRGIDAQTLLGATGTGKTYTIAQVIQAAQRPTLVIAHNKTLAAQLCNELREFFPNNRVEFFISYYDYYQPEAYIPSSDTYIEKTSSVNDEIDKLRHSATRSLLERRDTIVVASVSCIYGLGAPEEYLKGTVFLKRGDEMGRDDLLLHLVGVQYERNDVELMRGRFRVRGDTLEIVPAWEENVFRIEFFGDEIDRITEIDPVTGEIVSTRDELAIYPAKHFVTSDDRMQTIIADIERELEHRLPELRGQNKLLEAQRLEQRTNYDLEMIREIGYCNGVENYSRHFTGRAPGEPPPTLLDYFPDDFLVVIDESHVSIPQIQGMYQGDRVRKETLVEHGFRLPSAKDNRPLRIEEFWQRVGQKIFVSATPGDYELKVSEQVVEQIIRPTGLLDPEVMVRPIEGQIDDLLGEVRARISREERVLVTTLTKKMAEDLTEYLQEVGIRVRYLHSDIKSLERIEILRDLRMGVFDVLVGVNLLREGLDLPEVSLVAILDADKEGFLRAHRSLIQMIGRAARHPNGQVLMYADKLTDSMIKALDETERRRTLQVAHNERHGIVPKAIVKSTRNLILESLSAVDGKGATVPMAAPPNSEDLGAVIKDLEVQMKAAAQILDFETAAALRDRIQSLRAQQEKARKDMKLHG; translated from the coding sequence GTGGCACATCCCTTCGAGATCAAATCCGCTTACCAGCCTGCCGGTGACCAGCCCAAGGCGATCGCCCAGCTCAAAGAGGGTCTCGATCGAGGGATTGACGCCCAGACCCTCCTGGGGGCGACCGGCACCGGCAAGACCTACACCATCGCCCAGGTGATCCAGGCCGCGCAGCGCCCGACGCTGGTCATCGCGCACAACAAGACCCTGGCGGCGCAGCTCTGCAACGAGCTGCGCGAGTTCTTCCCGAACAACCGCGTCGAGTTCTTCATCTCGTACTACGACTACTACCAGCCCGAGGCCTACATCCCCTCGAGCGACACCTACATCGAGAAGACCTCGAGCGTCAACGACGAGATCGACAAGCTGCGCCACTCGGCCACGCGCTCGCTGCTCGAGCGGCGTGACACCATCGTCGTGGCCTCCGTCTCGTGCATCTACGGCCTGGGTGCTCCTGAGGAGTACCTCAAGGGGACGGTCTTCCTCAAGCGCGGCGACGAGATGGGCCGCGATGACCTGCTGCTGCACCTGGTCGGCGTCCAGTACGAGCGTAATGACGTGGAGCTGATGCGCGGGCGCTTCCGGGTCCGGGGGGACACCCTCGAGATCGTCCCCGCATGGGAGGAGAACGTCTTCCGGATCGAGTTCTTCGGCGACGAGATCGATCGCATCACCGAGATCGACCCGGTGACGGGCGAGATCGTCAGCACCCGTGACGAGCTTGCGATCTATCCGGCCAAGCATTTCGTCACCTCCGACGATCGCATGCAGACAATCATCGCGGACATCGAGCGCGAGCTCGAGCACCGCTTGCCCGAGCTGAGGGGCCAGAACAAGCTGCTCGAAGCCCAGCGCCTTGAGCAGCGGACCAACTACGACCTGGAGATGATCCGGGAGATCGGCTACTGCAATGGCGTCGAGAACTACTCGCGCCACTTCACCGGCCGCGCGCCGGGCGAGCCGCCCCCCACCCTACTCGATTACTTCCCCGACGACTTCCTGGTGGTCATCGACGAGAGCCACGTGAGCATTCCCCAGATCCAGGGGATGTACCAGGGCGATCGCGTCCGCAAGGAAACGTTGGTTGAGCACGGCTTCCGCCTGCCGAGCGCGAAGGACAACCGGCCGCTGAGGATCGAGGAGTTCTGGCAGCGGGTCGGTCAGAAGATCTTCGTCTCGGCGACGCCCGGCGATTACGAGTTGAAGGTCTCGGAGCAGGTGGTCGAGCAGATCATCCGTCCGACCGGCTTGCTGGATCCCGAGGTCATGGTCCGTCCCATCGAGGGCCAGATCGACGATCTGCTGGGCGAGGTCCGTGCGCGCATTTCGCGCGAGGAGCGCGTCCTGGTCACGACTCTCACCAAGAAAATGGCCGAGGACCTGACCGAGTACCTCCAGGAGGTCGGCATCCGGGTGCGCTACCTGCACTCGGACATCAAGAGCCTGGAGCGCATCGAGATCCTGCGTGACCTGCGCATGGGGGTGTTCGACGTGCTGGTGGGCGTCAACCTCTTGCGAGAAGGGCTCGACCTGCCCGAGGTCTCGCTGGTCGCGATCCTCGACGCCGACAAGGAAGGCTTCCTGCGCGCGCACCGTTCGCTGATCCAGATGATCGGCCGCGCCGCCCGCCACCCCAACGGCCAGGTCCTGATGTACGCGGACAAGCTGACCGACTCCATGATTAAGGCCTTGGACGAGACGGAGCGCCGTCGGACCCTGCAAGTCGCTCATAACGAGCGGCACGGCATCGTCCCCAAGGCGATCGTCAAGAGCACGCGCAACCTCATCCTCGAGAGCCTCAGCGCGGTGGACGGGAAGGGGGCCACGGTGCCCATGGCCGCGCCCCCGAACTCCGAGGATCTCGGGGCGGTCATCAAGGACCTGGAGGTCCAGATGAAGGCGGCCGCGCAGATCCTGGACTTCGAGACCGCTGCCGCCCTGCGCGATCGCATCCAGAGCCTGCGCGCGCAGCAGGAGAAAGCCCGCAAGGACATGAAGCTTCATGGCTGA
- a CDS encoding protein kinase, with translation MADLRTHRELTERGEAAIVSALLALGDAYVVLPHLLLSGMLGPRNPDDLDVVVLGPGGAALIEYRHWHGRLTVSEPPTPWILHYAAGGSEPRPNPLANLSDKADALLEHLSANGAAPAALLTAVVVPDRTELEGDAEQPILPLSKLVRWLEDALGGSATPWTTQAADLLRPPVPPRMVNQYRLTSLLGRQGDHTTYLAFDTLKHRLVTIREMPYDPFQRPEDLDRVRTELLREAKLTMELFHPAIARIEQLIPQDDCYYVVGEWVEGAQNLREALSQGVLTVESALDMAIACADALSYAHGRGIVHRNVRPENILLAGRAVKLTNFKMAKKADLGTRSTFDLRQMAQESPYAAPEFKLGAEGHHRVDVRADVYALGAVLYEALVGSPPVHLDEKYWNPPSASRPATPQGLDEVIQQALRFDPAQRFSTMAAFRERLLALREGRQPDAKSARYGERRLVKRTRNSLLYRAVDAVRGHEVALKKILIDPALSAEARGVMVQRLLREAQIARTLVHPRIVTVLDQFVEDEDPYVVMEWLEGHDVREHLDGRRPVLSCEEALDLVRQVGEALAYAHDQGVVHRDLKPENLMRDGSRVTVLDFGLASLAGAEQPLEVAPAGTPRYMAPEVLQGLAADPRSDVFSLAVVLYELLTGRYPYGPEVLLGRFAGGESEGMLAPPSHLNLAVPPALDAPLMKALAVALEARTPSMAEFLTELAAADEEMNAGSFLPRGNAPLKAIMLGGLGLVTVAGLGLGLYFGGPGLIGGLPQPQAPQPSPSDALAARPGFEQPPTSMPSEVPAPEPTPQPTVAPATPAPVREVSWTSSAVNIAGVKVRVERLIGIEGQSLLTLKVTNTTDAPVSFFKPEAALGRLLITDDLSGDYSRDVDWASLPLVLTQVEGGQTAEGTVRLTRAIDPAAGMVRLILKEEGGMGREFLIRAYRLEH, from the coding sequence ATGGCTGATCTACGCACCCATCGCGAACTCACCGAAAGGGGCGAGGCGGCCATCGTCTCGGCCCTCTTGGCGTTGGGGGACGCCTACGTCGTCCTGCCGCACCTGCTCTTGAGCGGCATGCTCGGGCCGCGCAACCCCGACGACCTGGACGTGGTCGTGCTGGGGCCCGGCGGGGCCGCGCTGATCGAGTATCGCCATTGGCATGGACGCTTGACCGTTTCCGAGCCGCCGACTCCCTGGATCCTGCACTACGCGGCAGGCGGATCCGAGCCGCGCCCCAACCCCCTTGCGAACTTGAGCGACAAGGCTGACGCCTTGCTCGAGCACCTGAGCGCCAACGGGGCGGCGCCCGCCGCTCTTCTGACCGCCGTGGTCGTGCCGGATCGCACCGAGCTCGAAGGGGACGCCGAGCAACCGATCCTGCCCCTCTCGAAGCTCGTTCGCTGGCTCGAAGACGCCCTGGGGGGGAGCGCCACGCCCTGGACCACTCAGGCTGCCGACCTGCTGCGCCCGCCGGTGCCGCCCCGGATGGTCAACCAGTACCGCCTGACCTCTCTGCTCGGGCGGCAGGGCGATCACACCACCTACCTCGCCTTCGACACCCTCAAGCACCGCTTGGTCACCATCCGGGAGATGCCCTACGACCCCTTTCAGCGGCCCGAGGACCTGGACCGCGTGCGAACCGAGCTGCTGCGCGAGGCCAAGCTGACCATGGAGCTGTTCCATCCGGCGATCGCTCGGATCGAGCAGCTCATCCCGCAAGATGATTGCTACTACGTCGTGGGCGAGTGGGTCGAAGGGGCCCAGAACCTGCGCGAGGCCCTTTCGCAGGGGGTGTTGACCGTCGAGAGCGCGCTGGATATGGCGATCGCCTGCGCGGACGCCCTCTCCTACGCTCACGGTCGTGGGATCGTGCATCGCAACGTTCGGCCGGAGAACATCTTGCTGGCCGGCCGCGCGGTGAAGCTCACCAATTTCAAGATGGCCAAGAAGGCCGATCTTGGCACGCGATCCACCTTCGACCTGCGCCAGATGGCCCAGGAGAGCCCCTACGCCGCCCCCGAGTTCAAGCTCGGTGCCGAGGGGCATCACCGGGTGGACGTGCGCGCCGACGTGTACGCCCTCGGGGCCGTGTTGTACGAGGCCCTGGTCGGCAGTCCGCCGGTCCATCTCGACGAGAAGTACTGGAACCCGCCCTCGGCCTCACGGCCCGCTACCCCTCAGGGCCTGGACGAAGTCATTCAACAGGCGCTGCGCTTCGATCCCGCTCAGCGGTTCTCGACCATGGCGGCCTTCCGCGAGCGCTTGCTCGCCCTTCGAGAAGGGCGGCAGCCCGACGCCAAGTCCGCGCGTTACGGCGAGCGCCGCCTGGTCAAGCGGACGCGTAACAGCTTGCTCTACCGGGCGGTGGATGCGGTGCGCGGCCACGAGGTGGCCCTCAAGAAGATCCTGATCGATCCGGCCCTCTCCGCCGAGGCGCGTGGGGTTATGGTCCAGCGCCTGCTGCGTGAGGCCCAGATCGCCCGTACCCTCGTGCATCCGCGCATCGTGACGGTCCTCGACCAGTTCGTCGAGGACGAGGATCCGTACGTCGTCATGGAGTGGCTCGAGGGGCACGACGTCCGCGAGCACCTGGACGGTCGTCGTCCGGTGCTGAGCTGCGAGGAGGCCCTGGATCTGGTGCGGCAGGTGGGCGAGGCGCTCGCCTATGCCCACGACCAGGGGGTCGTCCACCGCGACCTGAAGCCCGAGAACCTGATGCGCGATGGGAGCCGAGTGACCGTGCTCGACTTCGGCCTCGCGTCGCTCGCAGGCGCCGAGCAACCGTTGGAGGTGGCGCCCGCCGGGACTCCGCGCTACATGGCGCCGGAAGTCTTGCAGGGCTTGGCGGCGGATCCGCGATCCGACGTCTTCTCGCTCGCGGTGGTGCTGTACGAGTTGCTCACGGGGCGCTATCCCTACGGCCCGGAGGTGCTCTTGGGGCGCTTTGCGGGCGGAGAGAGCGAGGGAATGCTCGCCCCGCCGAGCCACCTGAACCTCGCGGTGCCGCCGGCCCTGGATGCGCCGCTCATGAAGGCCCTGGCCGTCGCGCTCGAGGCGCGGACGCCCAGCATGGCCGAGTTCCTCACCGAGCTCGCCGCTGCGGACGAGGAGATGAACGCGGGCAGTTTCTTGCCCCGAGGGAACGCCCCGCTCAAAGCCATCATGCTGGGCGGTTTGGGGCTGGTCACGGTCGCTGGCCTGGGCCTCGGGCTGTACTTCGGTGGCCCGGGTCTCATCGGGGGCTTGCCGCAGCCGCAGGCGCCGCAGCCATCGCCGAGCGATGCGCTCGCCGCGCGCCCGGGGTTCGAGCAGCCCCCCACGTCGATGCCGAGCGAGGTCCCGGCCCCCGAACCGACGCCGCAACCGACCGTGGCCCCCGCGACCCCTGCGCCCGTGCGCGAGGTGAGCTGGACGAGCAGCGCGGTCAACATCGCCGGGGTGAAGGTCCGCGTCGAGCGCCTCATCGGGATCGAAGGCCAGAGCCTGCTGACCTTGAAGGTGACGAACACGACCGACGCGCCCGTCAGCTTCTTCAAGCCGGAGGCGGCGCTCGGCCGTCTGCTCATCACCGACGATCTGAGCGGCGACTACAGCCGCGATGTGGATTGGGCCTCGCTGCCCTTGGTGCTGACCCAGGTCGAAGGGGGCCAGACGGCTGAGGGGACCGTGCGTCTCACCCGTGCCATCGACCCTGCGGCGGGCATGGTGCGCCTCATTCTCAAGGAGGAGGGCGGTATGGGGCGCGAGTTCCTGATTCGCGCCTATCGCTTGGAGCATTAG
- a CDS encoding type II secretion system protein, whose protein sequence is MKMSRRNNQSGFTLIEVSLAIVIGVIVLAGAITLYNQSKVSAGNSKAQEKVLALATIVEEIAANRGGSYPPVADLAKMWESRRGEDASSSPWGGAIKASVTGTYGNDGTTAFNWTTGSTDRWATTDTASAGVMVFQSGPGGTTVYDSNIAATKSFANFFVGIIPPGGDGAAFVQGGK, encoded by the coding sequence GTGAAGATGTCTCGGCGCAACAATCAATCCGGCTTCACCCTGATCGAGGTGTCGCTCGCAATCGTTATCGGTGTCATCGTGCTGGCCGGCGCCATCACGCTGTACAACCAGTCCAAGGTTTCCGCGGGCAACTCGAAGGCTCAAGAGAAGGTTCTCGCCCTCGCGACCATCGTCGAGGAGATCGCGGCTAACCGTGGCGGTTCGTATCCCCCCGTCGCCGACCTGGCCAAGATGTGGGAGAGCCGTCGCGGTGAAGACGCCTCGAGCAGCCCCTGGGGCGGCGCCATCAAGGCCTCGGTCACCGGCACCTACGGCAACGACGGCACGACGGCCTTCAATTGGACCACCGGCTCCACCGATCGCTGGGCGACCACCGACACCGCGAGCGCGGGCGTGATGGTCTTCCAGAGCGGCCCGGGCGGCACCACGGTCTACGACTCGAACATCGCGGCGACCAAGAGCTTCGCGAACTTCTTCGTCGGTATCATTCCCCCGGGCGGCGACGGCGCAGCCTTCGTCCAGGGCGGCAAGTAA
- a CDS encoding tetratricopeptide repeat protein: MGLKLSPPSMGGVRKAILWLLTAGALAGSASILGTLRHPADPVRHGYLSVPPAPVARMVMGFENLAADALYMRFASYWGYQLTHGRHFQNLAPILNLIVDLDPGFKPAYDLGALALADSGQVDAAIALLDKGAKHHPNDYWYPYQAGFTLFFFGDDYLRAAHYYERAAALPGAPPEARYFIARMYEKATRKDLALDVWRRIFETSPDPSVRQVAKNSLERLGVNVKI, translated from the coding sequence ATGGGGCTGAAGCTCTCGCCTCCCAGCATGGGCGGGGTGCGCAAGGCCATCCTCTGGCTCCTGACGGCCGGAGCGCTCGCAGGGTCCGCAAGCATCCTGGGCACCTTGCGCCATCCGGCCGATCCAGTACGCCACGGCTACCTCTCGGTGCCGCCGGCCCCCGTCGCACGGATGGTGATGGGCTTCGAGAACCTCGCCGCCGACGCCCTCTACATGCGCTTTGCCAGCTACTGGGGCTATCAGCTCACCCATGGGCGCCACTTCCAGAACCTGGCCCCCATCCTCAACCTCATCGTCGACCTGGATCCCGGCTTCAAGCCCGCTTACGACCTGGGCGCGCTCGCGCTCGCCGACAGCGGACAGGTAGACGCGGCGATCGCGCTGCTCGACAAGGGCGCGAAGCATCACCCGAACGATTACTGGTATCCCTACCAGGCGGGCTTCACCCTGTTCTTCTTCGGAGACGACTACCTGCGGGCGGCTCATTACTACGAGCGCGCTGCTGCCCTGCCCGGCGCACCGCCCGAGGCCCGCTACTTCATCGCGCGGATGTACGAGAAGGCCACCCGCAAGGATCTGGCGCTCGACGTCTGGCGACGCATTTTCGAAACCAGCCCGGATCCGAGCGTCCGACAAGTTGCGAAGAATTCGCTCGAACGCCTGGGGGTTAACGTGAAGATTTGA
- a CDS encoding ABC transporter permease subunit has product MAMDSRVIAIARLTFKAALNEKLLHLALLFGLGLMALSVALGDLGPGAGAKIVLDFGLGTMQIVSTLIAIALASHDMPRELERRTLYVVLSKPIGRTALIVGKYLGLIAALGLLIVAMAGVFYGMLAVVGLPIVPHYLVAIATGALETFVVAGIATLFSLLTSPTLAALYTLALMLLGHQTEMIRTYGQNAGGFAATFSEFLYRAIPNLEALNLKNEVVYGLLPPVRELGLSVAYALCLMIGLTGLSVLIFKRKEF; this is encoded by the coding sequence ATGGCCATGGACTCCCGGGTGATCGCGATCGCACGTCTGACCTTCAAGGCGGCCCTCAACGAGAAGTTGCTTCACTTGGCGCTCCTCTTCGGCCTCGGCCTCATGGCCCTCTCGGTGGCCTTGGGGGACCTGGGGCCCGGGGCCGGCGCCAAGATCGTCCTCGACTTCGGCCTGGGCACCATGCAAATCGTCTCGACCCTGATTGCGATCGCCCTGGCCTCGCACGACATGCCGCGCGAGCTCGAACGTCGCACCCTCTACGTGGTGCTGAGCAAGCCGATCGGCCGCACGGCCTTGATCGTGGGCAAGTACCTGGGCCTCATCGCGGCCCTCGGCCTCTTGATCGTGGCCATGGCCGGCGTGTTCTACGGCATGCTCGCCGTCGTGGGCCTGCCGATCGTGCCGCACTACCTGGTGGCGATCGCCACCGGCGCCCTTGAAACCTTCGTGGTCGCGGGCATCGCCACGCTCTTCTCCCTGCTCACCTCGCCCACCCTCGCGGCCCTCTACACCCTGGCCCTGATGCTGCTCGGGCACCAGACGGAGATGATCCGGACCTACGGCCAGAATGCGGGCGGCTTCGCGGCGACCTTCTCGGAGTTCCTGTACCGGGCGATCCCGAACCTCGAGGCCCTGAACCTCAAGAACGAGGTGGTCTACGGCCTGCTCCCCCCAGTGCGCGAGCTCGGCCTCTCCGTCGCCTACGCCCTGTGCCTGATGATCGGCCTGACCGGCCTGTCGGTCCTGATCTTCAAGCGCAAGGAGTTCTAG
- a CDS encoding type II secretion system protein, producing the protein MKRTNNGGFTLIEAILVIAIGGTLLASGTILYQQYRRSAADSAAIDKVVALQAQVEHLYVVNRETYPSVTQLAGVWQQRRPTDYNMSPWGGFAQIGTEVASGLGGGDCPDHYAASASPGTRGALYYWTAGPTASNSQAAVATWDESGGDSRLLGFRYYLVGIVPNSYPNPNSPPYLFVRGGPPTDVEEIDSLSGRVGYPAPGSADDSTDLE; encoded by the coding sequence ATGAAGCGCACGAACAACGGGGGCTTCACCCTGATCGAAGCGATCCTCGTCATCGCGATCGGCGGCACGCTGCTCGCCTCCGGCACGATCCTCTACCAGCAGTACCGCCGCTCCGCCGCGGACTCCGCGGCCATCGACAAGGTGGTCGCCCTCCAGGCGCAGGTCGAGCACCTCTACGTCGTCAACCGCGAAACCTACCCGAGCGTGACGCAGCTCGCCGGCGTCTGGCAGCAGCGCCGGCCCACCGACTACAACATGAGCCCCTGGGGCGGCTTCGCCCAGATCGGCACCGAGGTCGCAAGCGGCCTGGGTGGCGGGGATTGCCCCGATCACTACGCCGCCTCGGCGAGCCCCGGGACCAGAGGGGCGCTTTACTACTGGACCGCAGGGCCAACCGCTTCCAACTCCCAGGCGGCCGTCGCCACCTGGGACGAGTCGGGCGGGGATTCCAGGCTCCTCGGCTTCCGCTATTACCTGGTGGGCATCGTCCCGAACAGCTACCCCAACCCGAACTCGCCACCTTACCTCTTCGTCCGGGGCGGCCCCCCGACCGATGTCGAGGAAATCGACTCGCTGAGCGGTCGCGTCGGCTACCCGGCTCCGGGCTCGGCCGATGATTCCACCGATCTCGAGTGA
- a CDS encoding type II secretion system protein yields MASQRGFTLLELGLAIGIGIIVTAAMVAGYNQVRNNAGDAAMKLRIGNLQATVETLYSAQGTLPSLSSVRQKWMLAHPDDWGKSPWGGNIDAPEGSAAIMGGAFASGSHNVKRFEESGLTTGGLYYYYVGDGTATASAVARGALWDNSLQQEVTITGYGVAGLKTRTRHFMVTSGR; encoded by the coding sequence ATGGCCTCGCAGAGGGGCTTCACCCTGCTGGAGCTCGGCCTGGCGATTGGCATTGGCATCATCGTCACGGCCGCCATGGTCGCCGGCTACAACCAGGTCCGCAACAACGCCGGGGACGCCGCGATGAAGCTGCGGATCGGCAACCTGCAGGCCACCGTCGAGACCCTCTACTCGGCGCAAGGGACCCTGCCCTCGCTCTCGTCAGTCCGCCAGAAGTGGATGCTCGCGCACCCGGATGACTGGGGCAAGTCGCCCTGGGGGGGCAACATCGACGCGCCCGAGGGCAGCGCGGCCATCATGGGCGGAGCCTTCGCCTCGGGGAGCCACAACGTCAAGCGCTTCGAAGAAAGCGGCCTGACCACGGGCGGCCTCTACTACTATTACGTCGGGGACGGCACCGCCACCGCCAGCGCGGTGGCCCGGGGCGCCCTGTGGGACAACTCGCTTCAGCAAGAAGTCACCATCACCGGCTACGGCGTCGCCGGCCTGAAGACCCGGACGCGACACTTCATGGTCACCAGCGGGAGATAG